A genome region from Glycine max cultivar Williams 82 chromosome 5, Glycine_max_v4.0, whole genome shotgun sequence includes the following:
- the LOC100802794 gene encoding uncharacterized protein codes for MKSRIPEISTSKTTHNLNCSCFFCILSETVPSVRRAKISNYLKQMPLRDDQEHVLILSGLWKIAMTKPNDPEFPSLGIFACMAKLISKGVTNRSWLLRHQNIYIPYYAAHIIGSYTIKKAKFAKKAVKSLVVQPLLELLKGKISWVEQRVALRALAHIASQEATFEALKAHEVEIIEAAMNIASTCLNKVYDDFVGLKKSERLKYHRNLLTRGLGGFELENRKAEEWASQLQCRSLYLLHCFACRERSLRLICKKKFLKDLCGMWGGLKNPSSPCGIGLLKTLCHTQMGRESIAGLQEVLESLCNVSRSSDERQHMAIESLMQLLMDPVTRYKVIDKVAPVLADLVELRDIKGKHKIGKTIMKVLLHDYHKIKLCKVSLYSERTRSRLEELWDLKVERINREKLMSVQEMREKEALSCVLKKEGSKSFFAGEIEKAVVKYSEALNFCPLKQRKERIVLHSNRAQCYLLLQHSEGAISDATRALCLSGAARPHGKSLWRRSQAYDMEGFAKESLMDCLAFIDTKGLKIPYYVARFFNKQINSSWLFASAQSKWYSKHEEMNGFVSLSQKAMRKMKGMSYIVEEPFTGRRARERRKCVRMSQGRKLVSANVRRSWHCIEKDEA; via the exons ATGAAATCCCGAATCCCAGAAATTTCAACCAGCAAGACTACTCACAATTTGAACTGTTCCTGTTTCTTCTGCATCTTGTCTGAAACCGTCCCTTCAGTGAGAAGAGCCAAAATATCCAATTACTTGAAACAAATGCCTCTCAGAGACGACCAAGAACATGTCTTGATCTTAAGTGGGCTTTGGAAAATCGCCATGACTAAACCAAACGACCCAGAATTCCCTTCCCTTGGCATCTTCGCATGCATGGCCAAACTTATTAGCAAAGGTGTCACTAATAGAAGTTGGCTTCTTAGACACCAGAACATATACATACCCTATTATGCAGCACATATCATTGGTTCCTATACCATAAAGAAAGCCAAGTTTGCCAAAAAAGCTGTTAAGTCCTTAGTGGTTCAGCCTTTACTTGAACTTCTTAAGGGTAAGATAAGTTGGGTTGAACAAAGGGTTGCACTTAGAGCACTGGCTCATATAGCTAGCCAGGAAGCAACTTTTGAAGCTCTTAAAGCGCATGAAGTAGAAATCATAGAAGCAGCCATGAACATAGCTTCCACGTGCCTAAACAAGGTATATGATGACTTTGTTGGGTTGAAAAAGTCAGAGAGATTGAAGTACCACAGGAACCTTCTAACAAGAGGGCTTGGAGGGTTTGAATTGGAAAACAGAAAGGCAGAAGAATGGGCTAGCCAACTTCAATGTAGGTCTCTCTATCTCCTACACTGTTTTGCATGCAGAGAAAGATCTCTCAGGTTAATATGCAAGAAGAAATTCTTGAAGGATTTGTGTGGAATGTGGGGGGGACTAAAAAACCCATCTTCACCTTGTGGAATAGGACTTTTGAAAACTCTTTGTCACACCCAAATGGGAAGAGAAAGCATAGCAGGTTTGCAAGAAGTGTTAGAGAGTTTGTGTAATGTTTCAAGATCCTCAGATGAAAGGCAACACATGGCTATTGAAAGTCTCATGCAGCTTCTCATGGACCCAGTTACAAGGTATAAAGTGATAGACAAGGTTGCTCCTGTGCTTGCTGATTTGGTTGAACTAAGAGACATCAAAGGGAAACACAAAATTGGAAAAACAATCATGAAGGTTCTCTTACATGACTAccacaaaatcaagctttgcAAGGTGAGTTTGTATAGTGAAAGAACCAGGAGCAGGTTAGAAGAATTATGGGATTTGAAGGTGGAGAGAATCAACAGAGAGAAACTGATGAGTGTGcaagaaatgagagaaaaagaagccTTATCATGTGTTctgaaaaaggaaggaagtaaGAGTTTTTTTGCTGGGGAAATTGAAAAGGCAGTGGTGAAGTACTCAGAGGCTTTAAATTTTTGCcctttaaaacaaagaaaagagaggatTGTGCTTCATAGCAATAGAGCTCAGTGTTATTTGCTTCTTCAACATTCAGAAGGTGCCATCAGTGATGCCACAAGAGCACTGTGCCTATCGGGTGCGGCGCGTCCTCACGGTAAGAGCTTGTGGAGAAGATCACAGGCTTATGACATGGAAGGCTTCGCCAAGGAGAGCTTGATGGATTGTTTAGCGTTCATTGACACAAAGGGGTTGAAGATACCATACTATGTAGCACGGTTTTTCAACAAGCAAATTAATTCCTCGTGGCTCTTCGCTTCAGCTCAGTCAAAGTGGTATAGCAAACACGAAGAAATGAATGGATTTGTGAGTTTGAGTCAGAAAGcgatgagaaaaatgaaag GTATGAGTTACATTGTAGAAGAACCTTTCACTGGGAGAAGAGCAAGGGAGAGAAGAAAGTGTGTAAGGATGAGCCAGGGGAGAAAATTAGTGAGTGCAAATGTTAGAAGAAGCTGGCACTGTATCGAAAAGGATGAGGCATGA
- the LOC100803316 gene encoding suppressor of RPS4-RLD 1, which translates to MAPPPPPPAAAATSERVDLARLCASKDWSKAIRVLDSLISHSNAIQDLCNRAFCYSKLELHKHVIRDCDRALQLDPTRLQAYILKGSALSVLGRQENALLVWEQGYEHALHQSADLKQLLELEELIETAKQGKNTLCESENHRPPPQTKSDSLSNGSSSETLKIQDTLGTPAELCGDATGDKSETCLNSADNSDLKHESHDEDRDSNKSDGQVNGSPDVLDILSYNSESCNDSSDASESSEKVSTNSGDSSNIPEIFRNPISKFIFSDERKGEARKNKKFCIAQISNTNSISVDFRLSRGIAEVNEGKYAHAISIFDQILKKDPAYPEALIGRGTAYAFQRELDAAIADFTKAIQFNPLAGEAWKRRGQARAALGEFVEAIEDLTKALEFEPDTADILHERGIVNFKFKEFDAAVEDLSACVKLDKDNTSAYTYLGLALSSIGEYKKAEEAHLKSLQLDKNFLEAWAHLTQFYQDLAKPTKAQECINKMLQIDGRFARANHLRGLLFHAMGEHRKAIKDLTMGLSIDGSNIECLYLRASCYHAVGQYKEAVKDYDAALDLELDSMDKFVLQCLAFYQKEIALYTASKFNGDFCWFDIDGDIDALFKEYWCKKLHPKNVCEKVFRQPPLRESLRKGKLKKQEFTITKQKASLLQASDSIGMKIQYDCPGFLPNRRQHRMAGLAAIEIAQKVSKAWRSLHAEWKYSNKGNSKNGRRARRRERINMPSQNRGGAGCSTSSTSVTSSNGTVDDRLSSRTLSWHNVYSLAVRWRQISEPCDPVVWVNKLSDEFNAGFGSHTPMILGQAKVVRYFPNYERTLEIAKTVMKERSFVHSKTDKIIHLSKDGKLEEIMHAKLCSDLYKVVGEDFWLATWCNSTAFEGKQLEGTRINLVKMGEHGFDFAIKTPCTPARWEDFDEEMAVAWETLCNAYCGENYGSTDFDTLENVLDAILRMTYYWYNFMPLSRGSAVVGFIVMLGLLLAANMEFTGSIPQGFQVDWEAILNLDPNSFVDSVKTWLYPSLKVTTSWKDYPDIASTFATTGSVISALNFSSDD; encoded by the exons AtggctcctcctcctcctcctcctgctGCTGCTGCTACCTCCGAGCGGGTGGACTTGGCCAGGCTCTGCGCCTCCAAGGACTGGTCCAAAGCCATTCGAGTCCTCGATTCCCTCATTTCTCATTCCAACGCAATTCAAGACCTATG CAACCGCGCCTTCTGTTACAGCAAATTAGAGCTCCACAAGCACGTGATTAGGGATTGCGACCGAGCGCTTCAGCTTGACCCTACGCGTCTTCAAGCTTATATTCTCAAag GTTCTGCACTGTCTGTGTTGGGAAGGCAAGAAAATGCTCTATTGGTATGGGAGCAGGGCTATGAACATGCTCTGCATCAGTCTGCTGACTTGAAACAGCTGCTAGAACTTGAAGAGCTTATAGAGACAGCAAAACAAGGCAAAAATACACTGTGTGAAAGTGAAAACCATAGGCCACCGCCACAAACCAAATCAGATTCTCTGAGTAATGGGAGCTCTAGTGAAACTCTTAAGATCCAAGATACATTGGGCACTCCGGCTGAATTATGTGGTGATGCTACTGGTGATAAATCTGAGACATGCCTAAATTCTGCTGATAATTCCGACTTAAAGCATGAATCACATGATGAAGATAGAGACTCTAATAAATCTGATGGCCAAGTGAATGGAAGCCCTGATGTTCTTGATATACTTAGTTACAATTCTGAATCATGTAATGACTCCAGTGATGCCTCAGAATCAAGCGAAAAAGTATCTACCAATAGTGGTGACTCATCTAATATCCCTGAAATTTTTAGAAACCCTATTAGTAAGTTTATATTTTCTGATGAAAGAAAAGGtgaagcaaggaaaaataagaaGTTCTGCATTGCTCAGATTTCAAATACTAATTCCATTAGTGTAGATTTTCGACTCTCGAGGGGTATAGCAGAG GTTAATGAAGGAAAATATGCtcatgccatatccatttttGACCAG ATACTGAAAAAGGACCCAGCTTATCCTGAAGCACTAATAGGAAGAGGTACAGCATATGCATTCCAGAGGGAACTTGATGCTGCTATAGCTGATTTTACAAAG GCTATACAATTTAATCCATTGGCTGGTGAGGCATGGAAACGGAGAGGTCAGGCCAGGGCAGCCTTGGGAGAGTTTGTTGAG GCTATTGAAGACTTGACCAAGGCATTAGAGTTTGAACCTGACACAGCAGATATTTTACATGAGAGAG GAAttgtcaatttcaaatttaaagagTTTGATGCAGCTGTTGAAGACCTTTCAGCTTGCGTGAAGCTAGATAAGGATAATACATCTGCCTACACATATTTG GGTTTAGCATTATCTTCAATTGGTGAATATAAGAAAGCTGAGGAAGCTCATCTCAAATCACTTCAACTTGACAAAAATTTCCTTGAAGCATGGGCACATCTGACTCAG TTCTATCAAGATTTAGCTAAGCCAACAAAGGCTCAGGAATGTATAAATAAGATGCTACAAATTGATGGGAG GTTTGCAAGAGCTAATCATTTGCGTGGCCTTCTGTTCCATGCAATGGGTGAGCACAG GAAGGCTATCAAGGATTTGACAATGGGGTTGAGCATTGATGGCAGCAACATTGAATGCTTGTATTTACGTGCTTCCTGCTACCATGCTGTTGGACAATACAAAGAAGcg GTCAAGGATTATGATGCTGCATTGGATTTGGAGCTGGATTCAATGGACAAATTCGTGCTCCAGTGCCTTGCTTTTTATCAG AAAGAGATTGCTCTGTACACAGCTTCAaaatttaatggtgatttttgCTGGTTTGATATTGATGGGGATATTGATGCTctttttaag GAATACTGGTGCAAGAAATTGCATCCAAAGAATGTATGCGAAAAGGTTTTCAGGCAACCTCCTTTACGCGAGTCTTTAAGAAAGGGAAAGCTTAAAAAGCAAGAGTTTACTATTACCAAGCAGAAGGCTTCTCTTCTACAGGCTTCAGATTCCATTGGCATGAAAATCCAGTATGATTGTCCAGGATTCCTACCTAATAGACGTCAG CATCGTATGGCTGGACTTGCTGCCATTGAAATTGCACAAAAAGTCTCTAAGGCTTGGCGTTCCCTGCATGCTGAATGGAAATATTCGAATAAAGGAAactcaaagaatgggagaaggGCCAGGAGAAGGGAAAGAATTAATATGCCCAGTCAAAATAGAGGAGGAGCTGGTTGTAGTACAAGCAGTACCTCAGTAACATCTTCAAATGGAACTGTAGATGATAGATTATCCAGCCGTACATTGTCGTGGCACAATGTTTACTCATTAGCTGTTAGATGGAGACAAATTTCTGAGCCTTGTGACCCTGTTGTATGGGTGAACAAGCTAAG TGATGAGTTTAATGCTGGATTTGGTTCTCACACACCTATGATTCTTGGGCAAGCCAAAGTTGTTCGTTACTTTCCTAATTATGAAAG AACATTAGAAATTGCCAAGACTGTAATGAAAGAGAGATCATTTGTCCACAGCAAAACAGACAAGATCATTCATCTTTCCAAAGATGGGAAATTAGAAGAG ATTATGCATGCAAAATTATGCTCTGATCTTTATAAAGTTGTTGGTGAGGATTTTTGGTTGGCTACCTGGTGCAACAGTACTGCATTTGAAGG GAAGCAGCTTGAAGGAACTAGGATAAACCTTGTAAAAAT GGGGGAGCATGGTTTTGACTTTGCAATCAAAACACCTTGTACCCCTGCTAGATGGGAAGATTTTGACGAAGAAATGGCAGTGGCATGGGAA ACTCTCTGCAATGCTTACTGTGGTGAAAACTATGGGTCTACTGACTTTGACACGCTTGAAAACGTGCTAGATGCAATTTTAAGGATGACATATTACTG GTATAACTTTATGCCACTGTCTAGGGGATCTGCTGTGGTTGGATTTATAGTTATGCTGGGTTTGTTACTTGCTGCCAACATGGAGTTCACAGGAAGCATCCCACAGGGTTTTCAGGTTGACTGGGAAGCCATTTTGAACTTGGATCCAAACTCGTTCGTGGATTCGGTTAAAACGTGGCTGTACCCATCTCTGAAGGTGACAACCTCATGGAAAGACTACCCTGATATTGCTTCAACTTTTGCAACAACAGGGTCAGTTATTTCTGCTTTGAACTTTTCTTCTGATGATTGA
- the LOC102663168 gene encoding uncharacterized protein, whose amino-acid sequence MRKRKRQSELARERKNEVVPCTGKEAPYLLVPSKKDKERHFACFLNIFKKLEITIPFGEALQQISLYSKFLKDLLTKKGKYIHSDNIVVEGNCNVVIQRILPPKHKDPGSVTIPCSIGGVSVGKTLIDLGANINLMPLSMCRRIRELEIMPTRMTLQLANRSITRLYGVVEDVLVKVWQFTFLVDFVIMDIEENAEISLILGRPFMLTANCVVDMGKGNLEMSVDDQKVTFDLFDAAKHSIDQNICSKMDEIENGIA is encoded by the coding sequence atgaggaAGAGAAAAAGACAGAGTGAGTTGGCCAGAGAAAGGAAGAATGAGGTTGTTCCATGTACAGGGAAGGAAGCACCATACCTTTTGGTACCATCCAAGAAAGACAAGGAACGACACTTTGCATGTTTCCTtaatatcttcaagaaattggagataacTATCCCATTTGGAGAAGCCTTGCAACAAATATCACTCTACTCCAAGTTTCTTAAAGATCTGCTGACCAAGAAGGGCAAATATATTCACAGTGATAACATTGTGGTGGAGGGAAATTGCAATGTTGTTATCCAGAGAATTCTTCCACCAAAACACAAGGATCCAGGGAGTGTCACAATCCCTTGCTCGATTGGTGGGGTGTCAGTTGGAAAAACCCTTATTGACTTAGGGGCCAACATTAATTTGATGCCTCTATCCATGTGTAGAAGGATTAGAGAGCTGGAAATCATGCCAACAAGAATGACATTGCAACTGGCAAATCGGTCAATTACAAGGTTGTATGGCGTAGTTGAAGACGTATTGGTCAAAGTGTGGCAATTTACTTTCCTTGTAGACTTCGTGATTATGGACATTGAAGAAAATGCTGAAATCTCGTTGATTTTAGGCCGTCCCTTCATGTTAACAGCCAATTGTGTGGTAGATATGGGGAAAGGTAATCTTGAAATGAGTGTGGATGACCAGAAGGTCAcatttgatttgtttgatgCAGCAAAGCACTCAATTGACCAAAATATTTGTTCTAAGATGGATGAGATTGAGAATGGGATAGCTTAG
- the LOC102663302 gene encoding lysine-rich arabinogalactan protein 19-like: MDRVRLVYGLVTKIDMDMGSFILGQISQMAQSNSSRLGFPALITALCISRGNPDDLTITFPGTRKTKARGPSNASTFALITAPPTSTPTPPPVPAPAPYTSAPSDTSAQSSNILVAWPGVQPSPAGGGEAPTTLEPTPDATPEEMPQDTPAATPTEATEEGDSTTDTNYVADMAAAQSTWDPWPTPAQDTSLPAQDAPSSPQDDPTLAQED; the protein is encoded by the exons ATGGACAGGGTGAGGTTAGTGTATGGTCTGGTGACAAAGATAGATATGGACATGGGCTCGTTTATTTTAGGCCAGATTTCTCAGATGGCCCAATCCAACTCCTCTCGGCTTGGCTTCCCTGCCCTCATCACCGCTTTATGCATCTCCAGAGGA AACCCGGATGATCTCACAATCACTTTTCCGGGGACCCGCAAGACCAAGGCTCGGGGACCCTCTAATGCTTCCACTTTTGCTCTCATTACTGCTCCTCCTACTTCTACACCAACTCCACCACCAGTTCCTGCTCCTGCCCCTTATACTTCAGCACCCTCCGACACCTCTGCTCAGAGCTCAAACATTCTG gtggcctggccaggagtccagccttctcctgCGGGGGGAGGTGAGGCTCCTACAACCTTGGAACCGACGCCAGACGCCACACCGGAGGAGATGCCTCAGGACACTCCTGCCGCCACACCGACCGAGGCTACTGAGGAGGGAGATAGCACTACAGACACAAATTATGTTGCAGACATGGCAGCAGCACAGAGCACTTGGGATCCCTGGCCTACTCCAGCACAGGACACGTCTTTGCCAGCCCAGGATGCTCCTTCCTCACCTCAGGACGACCCTACACTGGCACAGGAGGACTGA